A single genomic interval of Candidatus Komeilibacteria bacterium CG_4_10_14_0_2_um_filter_37_10 harbors:
- a CDS encoding aminoacyl-tRNA hydrolase → MKLIVGLGNPGDNYQFTRHNFGWLVLNYLAGSEKWQQSKPTKAQYLRLLINDQEVELLKPLTFINESGIAVAVAASKHQIPPHDIIIVHDDLALPFGTIRLGIFKSTAGHNGLKSIVQHLKSTDFVRCRLGIGNDYSDRADTARFVLNKFSSLEKKHLEQLIKIAAESITHYLSHDLQSATNQYNKNFLA, encoded by the coding sequence ATGAAATTAATTGTTGGCTTGGGTAATCCCGGAGATAACTATCAATTTACCAGACATAACTTTGGCTGGCTAGTCTTAAACTATTTAGCGGGCTCCGAAAAGTGGCAACAGAGCAAACCTACCAAAGCTCAATATTTACGCCTACTAATTAATGACCAGGAGGTGGAGCTGCTAAAACCACTAACTTTCATTAATGAATCAGGAATTGCTGTAGCCGTTGCTGCTAGTAAACATCAAATACCGCCCCACGACATTATCATTGTTCATGATGATCTGGCGCTACCTTTTGGCACCATTCGTTTGGGTATTTTTAAATCCACCGCCGGCCATAACGGTTTAAAATCCATTGTCCAACATCTAAAAAGTACCGATTTTGTTCGTTGTCGCTTAGGTATCGGTAATGATTACTCGGACCGCGCTGATACTGCCCGGTTTGTTTTAAATAAATTTTCCAGTTTAGAAAAAAAACATCTTGAGCAACTGATCAAGATAGCAGCGGAATCAATTACCCACTACTTATCACACGACTTACAATCAGCGACCAATCAGTACAATAAAAATTTCTTAGCCTAG
- the der gene encoding ribosome biogenesis GTPase Der — translation MKYQIALVGRANVGKSTLFNKVAGAKTALVSSLPGTTRDRLEVQCQWQDTNFSLVDTGGFDVDKNNFIDQQILLQTKMALEKSSLILFLVDARAGILPGDIEFAKYLRTLRQPIMVVMNKADRLEQRAQIVEFYRLGFGTPIPVSATNGSGVGDLLDEIVNNLKKLKSKNKTTKVISPHEQIKIAFLGQPNVGKSSLINSLLNEQRVIVSPEPHTTRGVQVIPFSYEKIHWLLLDTAGLRRRNQKKELIEKFSVDQLKGVLKEINLALLIIDIKKELTVQDKKIADLIAEHKLSCVIVANKWDLVPNKDDKTINKYRTYVYRNLPLLSYAPIIFVSALEKQRVHKILDLAGTVYQERFRQITDNAMDKFLKWAIKKNLPPKAKGTRPPRLLSFSQVRTNPPTFILKIDSLTSLANSYLRFLVKTLHQKFGFQGTPINIRLEAIDTKHSSKKKKAL, via the coding sequence ATGAAATATCAAATTGCTTTGGTTGGCCGAGCAAATGTCGGTAAATCAACTCTTTTTAATAAGGTTGCTGGCGCCAAAACGGCCCTAGTGAGCTCTTTGCCTGGCACTACTCGTGATCGTCTGGAAGTCCAATGCCAATGGCAGGACACCAATTTTTCTCTGGTTGATACCGGCGGGTTTGATGTTGATAAAAATAACTTTATTGATCAACAGATTCTCCTCCAAACCAAGATGGCCTTAGAAAAATCGTCGTTAATACTTTTTTTGGTAGACGCTCGTGCAGGCATACTACCTGGTGATATTGAATTTGCTAAATACTTACGTACTTTGCGTCAACCGATCATGGTGGTAATGAACAAAGCTGATCGTTTAGAACAACGGGCGCAAATTGTAGAGTTTTATCGTTTGGGATTTGGGACGCCAATACCAGTATCCGCTACCAATGGATCTGGCGTCGGTGATCTGCTTGATGAAATAGTTAACAATCTAAAAAAGCTTAAATCAAAAAATAAAACTACTAAAGTTATTAGTCCGCACGAGCAAATAAAAATAGCTTTTTTAGGTCAACCTAATGTTGGTAAATCGTCATTAATCAATTCCTTACTAAACGAGCAACGTGTTATTGTTTCGCCCGAACCCCATACCACTCGTGGTGTTCAGGTTATTCCCTTTAGCTATGAAAAGATTCATTGGTTACTACTGGATACGGCTGGCTTGCGCCGACGCAATCAAAAAAAGGAATTGATTGAAAAATTTAGTGTTGATCAACTGAAGGGTGTCTTGAAAGAAATTAATCTAGCACTTCTCATCATCGATATTAAAAAAGAGCTAACTGTTCAGGATAAAAAAATTGCTGATTTAATTGCTGAGCATAAATTAAGCTGTGTCATTGTGGCTAATAAATGGGATCTGGTTCCCAATAAGGACGACAAAACTATCAATAAATATCGAACTTACGTTTATCGTAATTTACCCTTACTATCCTACGCTCCCATTATTTTTGTTTCCGCTCTGGAAAAACAAAGAGTTCATAAAATTTTGGATCTAGCCGGTACTGTTTACCAGGAAAGATTTCGGCAAATTACGGACAATGCCATGGATAAATTCCTCAAATGGGCGATTAAAAAAAACTTACCACCCAAAGCCAAGGGAACAAGACCGCCAAGATTGCTATCTTTTTCTCAAGTCCGTACCAATCCGCCGACATTTATCCTAAAAATTGATAGTTTGACCAGCCTGGCCAACTCTTATCTGCGATTCCTCGTCAAAACATTGCATCAAAAATTTGGCTTTCAGGGCACACCAATTAATATTCGTCTGGAAGCTATTGATACTAAACATTCCAGTAAAAAGAAAAAGGCTTTATAA
- the lepB gene encoding signal peptidase I — MDNLENQTNRETEKEATFKSFIFETIKVIIVSLIIVVPIRAYVGQPFYVDGASMEPNFHNGEYLIVDQISYRFAEPVRGDIVVFRPPTNDKVFYIKRLIGLPGETVLINNGKISVIGRDGKELAINEDNYLDVGHQMSETENYQTTLKENEFFVLGDNRRNSLDSRRIGPINKDEIRGKVLLRVLPINRFGLMQNPIY, encoded by the coding sequence ATGGATAATTTAGAAAACCAAACAAATAGGGAAACGGAAAAAGAGGCAACTTTTAAGTCCTTTATTTTTGAAACAATCAAGGTAATTATTGTTTCGCTGATTATCGTCGTACCAATTAGAGCTTATGTCGGCCAACCATTCTATGTTGATGGCGCTTCTATGGAACCTAATTTTCATAATGGTGAATATTTAATTGTCGATCAGATAAGTTATCGCTTTGCCGAGCCCGTCCGTGGTGATATTGTGGTTTTTCGGCCACCAACCAATGATAAAGTTTTTTATATTAAAAGATTGATTGGTTTACCCGGTGAAACAGTACTGATTAATAATGGCAAGATATCCGTGATTGGTCGTGATGGTAAAGAATTAGCCATCAACGAAGATAACTATTTAGACGTTGGTCATCAGATGTCAGAAACAGAAAATTATCAGACGACGTTAAAAGAGAATGAATTCTTTGTCCTGGGCGATAATCGACGCAATAGTTTAGATTCCCGCAGAATCGGTCCGATTAATAAAGACGAAATTAGAGGCAAGGTATTATTGCGCGTTTTGCCTATTAATCGTTTTGGTTTAATGCAAAATCCTATTTATTAA
- a CDS encoding histidine--tRNA ligase — protein sequence MNNPIVSPNPKEKKAVQLVKGMKDIMPDDQKYWTRLKQLMGQLARQYNYQRIDTPIVEYTKLFNRSIGNYTDIVEKEMYSFKDMGNEDLSLRPEFTAGVMRSYIEHGMINMPQPVKLFYFGPCFRYDRPQAGRQRQFNQIGFEAIGEQASVIDAQIINIGYKFLKFLNLPVIVDINSLGCPTCRAAFVTALLETLKGKKNQLCEDCKRRIVKNPLRVLDCKEEGCQKVCQDTPQQVDYLCDPCRLHFISTLEYLDDLEVRYNLNPKIVRGLDYYTRTSFEYNIESTEEAGRQVALGGGGRYDGLAEELGGRPTPAIGFALGAERIVRELKERDIKVAEKKTYDIFIAQLGQEARKKSLGLLEKMLEADIAVAESMAKDSLKGQLELANKLNVKYTLILGQKEMVDGTVLIRDMEGGIQEVVDFNKTIIEVKKRLRGRLEGS from the coding sequence ATGAATAACCCCATTGTTAGTCCCAATCCAAAAGAAAAAAAAGCAGTTCAGTTAGTCAAAGGCATGAAGGATATTATGCCCGACGATCAAAAATATTGGACCAGGTTAAAACAGTTAATGGGTCAATTAGCGCGGCAGTATAACTATCAAAGAATAGATACGCCGATCGTTGAGTACACTAAATTATTTAATCGATCCATTGGCAATTACACCGATATTGTGGAAAAAGAGATGTATTCGTTCAAGGATATGGGTAATGAGGATTTGAGTTTGCGGCCGGAGTTTACCGCCGGTGTCATGAGATCATACATTGAACACGGCATGATTAATATGCCACAACCAGTTAAATTATTTTACTTTGGCCCTTGTTTTCGTTATGATCGTCCACAAGCCGGTCGTCAACGTCAGTTTAATCAAATAGGTTTTGAAGCAATTGGCGAACAAGCCTCAGTAATTGACGCACAAATTATTAATATTGGTTACAAGTTTTTAAAATTTTTGAATTTGCCGGTAATCGTGGATATTAATAGTCTTGGTTGTCCTACTTGTCGTGCCGCTTTTGTGACTGCCTTATTAGAAACTTTGAAGGGTAAGAAAAATCAACTCTGTGAAGATTGTAAAAGAAGAATTGTCAAAAATCCTTTACGAGTTTTAGATTGCAAGGAAGAGGGTTGTCAAAAGGTTTGTCAGGATACACCGCAACAGGTTGATTATCTTTGTGACCCTTGTCGTCTGCATTTTATTTCCACCTTGGAGTATTTAGATGATTTGGAAGTTAGATACAATCTTAATCCCAAAATAGTTCGTGGTTTAGATTATTATACGAGAACTAGTTTTGAGTACAATATTGAATCAACTGAAGAAGCTGGTCGCCAGGTTGCTTTGGGCGGCGGCGGTCGCTATGACGGCTTAGCAGAGGAGTTGGGTGGAAGACCAACGCCAGCAATTGGTTTTGCTTTGGGAGCTGAAAGAATTGTACGCGAATTAAAAGAGCGCGATATTAAAGTAGCTGAAAAAAAGACTTATGATATTTTTATTGCTCAGCTGGGCCAAGAAGCTCGAAAAAAATCTTTAGGACTATTGGAAAAAATGTTGGAAGCCGACATTGCAGTTGCTGAAAGCATGGCTAAGGATAGTCTTAAGGGTCAATTAGAGTTAGCTAATAAATTAAATGTTAAATATACTTTGATTTTAGGACAAAAAGAGATGGTTGACGGCACTGTTTTGATTAGAGATATGGAGGGAGGGATTCAGGAAGTTGTTGATTTTAACAAAACTATTATCGAGGTCAAGAAAAGACTCCGCGGGCGATTGGAAGGCAGTTAA
- the rpsU gene encoding 30S ribosomal protein S21, with protein MALEVKRKQGETFESLLRRFTKRTIQSGKLLQAKKIKYYQKPKTKRERKESALKREDFRKFREHLRRIGKLDEYLEKKK; from the coding sequence ATGGCTTTAGAAGTAAAGAGAAAGCAAGGGGAAACTTTTGAAAGTCTACTAAGAAGGTTTACAAAAAGAACCATTCAAAGCGGCAAACTATTACAAGCAAAAAAAATTAAATATTATCAAAAGCCTAAGACTAAACGCGAGCGTAAAGAATCAGCTCTAAAAAGAGAAGATTTTCGTAAATTTAGAGAGCACTTGCGGCGTATTGGTAAACTTGATGAATATTTAGAAAAAAAGAAATAA
- a CDS encoding aspartyl-tRNA amidotransferase, whose amino-acid sequence MILENKIKEDLKIALKNKEVLKLSVLRMLSASLNNASIAKNRAVLTDEETIKIIKTEAKRRKEAAEAFSKANYLEQAAKEQQELLIIEQYLPQQLSSEEVRQMIMDVLKTNNLHGADQFGRAMGLVMKVIGQQADGGLVQTILKELLAE is encoded by the coding sequence ATGATTTTAGAAAATAAGATTAAAGAAGATTTGAAGATAGCTTTAAAGAATAAGGAAGTCTTGAAGCTGTCTGTTTTGCGTATGTTGTCCGCGTCATTAAATAATGCTTCCATTGCGAAAAATAGAGCTGTTTTGACGGATGAGGAAACTATTAAGATTATCAAAACCGAAGCTAAAAGACGAAAAGAAGCTGCTGAAGCATTTAGTAAAGCCAATTATTTGGAGCAAGCAGCCAAAGAGCAGCAGGAATTGTTGATTATTGAGCAATATTTGCCGCAACAATTATCCAGCGAAGAGGTTCGTCAGATGATCATGGATGTTTTAAAGACCAATAATTTGCACGGTGCAGATCAGTTTGGTCGAGCAATGGGATTGGTTATGAAAGTTATTGGTCAGCAAGCCGACGGCGGACTAGTACAAACAATATTGAAGGAGTTGTTGGCTGAGTAA
- the ybeY gene encoding rRNA maturation RNase YbeY, whose protein sequence is MLTINYYHWELFPKAIIGLVQRIVRQTYRQLKLSFPVSIIIADQKTIKLLNYQYRQKNKVTDVLSFYYPEKKGYEEGEIYICRQQLIRQAQERGVTVSYEASKLVVHGLVHLAGYDHEKKKDYIIMEKLEEKLLKYFVHEF, encoded by the coding sequence ATGTTAACAATAAATTATTATCATTGGGAATTATTCCCCAAGGCGATTATTGGGTTGGTGCAGAGGATTGTCCGCCAAACTTATCGGCAACTTAAATTATCTTTCCCGGTCTCGATTATTATCGCTGATCAAAAGACAATTAAGTTATTGAATTATCAATATCGTCAGAAAAATAAAGTTACTGATGTTTTATCTTTTTATTATCCAGAAAAAAAAGGATACGAGGAGGGTGAAATATATATTTGCCGGCAACAACTAATAAGACAGGCCCAAGAGCGGGGAGTAACAGTAAGCTATGAAGCTAGTAAATTAGTAGTGCATGGTTTGGTACATTTGGCTGGCTATGATCATGAGAAAAAAAAGGATTATATAATTATGGAAAAGCTAGAAGAAAAATTATTAAAGTATTTTGTTCATGAATTTTAA
- a CDS encoding diacylglycerol kinase: protein MNFNKSLKRAILGIKIVWQSESNFRIEVCLALLVVIMMIVLPTTYLENAVLLLLIGIVLVLEILNSTWERIIDLLKPRLNHYVGAIKDMLAASVLLAAILSIIIGIIIFSRYFF, encoded by the coding sequence ATGAATTTTAACAAAAGTCTAAAAAGAGCTATTCTGGGTATCAAAATAGTTTGGCAAAGTGAATCAAATTTTCGTATTGAAGTTTGTTTAGCACTACTGGTTGTCATTATGATGATCGTATTGCCAACCACCTATTTAGAGAATGCTGTTTTGTTACTACTAATTGGTATTGTTCTTGTTTTGGAAATTTTAAACTCCACTTGGGAAAGAATTATTGATTTATTAAAACCCCGCCTTAATCATTATGTGGGCGCGATCAAGGACATGCTAGCTGCCAGTGTATTGCTTGCGGCAATTTTGTCTATTATCATTGGTATTATTATTTTCAGTCGATATTTTTTCTAA
- the ftsA gene encoding cell division protein FtsA translates to MAHTEIISGIDIGSSKVRVVSLQRLKNGLIQVVGAAEADMEGVSKGTIKSIDEAVSSISNCLEKSERMIGLPIESAVIGISGSHIISQPSKGVVAVAKANGEIQEDDVSRVIEAAQAVATPPNYEILHIIPFDFNVDSQDKIKDPIGMTGVRLEVNAKIILGLTSQIRNLTTCIYRTGVDIADLVFSILANAESTLTKKQKELGVALVNIGAATTSLIVYEEGNILQAKILPIGANHITNDLAIGLRTHTAVAEMVKLEYGQALARDISKRDEIDLADLAETEQKGTMISLKYVAEIIQARCEEILDLVNAELRSINRDGLLPAGIVITGGGAKLPQLIELAKKKLGLPAFLGYPLEINSAIDKVNDPEYTQALGLAIWGMKQSGSKKSLRDNPFSSTNQTVRRVRDWFSSLLP, encoded by the coding sequence ATGGCGCATACAGAAATTATTTCCGGTATTGACATTGGCTCTAGTAAAGTCCGTGTTGTTAGCTTGCAAAGACTAAAAAATGGGTTAATTCAAGTGGTAGGTGCAGCGGAAGCTGATATGGAAGGAGTAAGTAAAGGCACTATTAAAAGCATTGATGAAGCAGTATCCAGTATTTCTAATTGTTTGGAGAAATCAGAGCGGATGATTGGCTTACCAATTGAAAGCGCTGTGATTGGTATCTCTGGTAGCCATATTATTAGCCAGCCCAGTAAAGGTGTAGTAGCCGTTGCTAAAGCTAATGGTGAAATACAAGAAGATGACGTGAGTCGCGTGATCGAAGCAGCGCAGGCAGTGGCGACGCCACCTAATTATGAAATATTACACATTATTCCTTTTGACTTCAATGTTGATAGTCAGGACAAGATCAAAGATCCTATTGGCATGACCGGAGTTCGCTTGGAAGTTAATGCTAAAATAATTCTGGGTTTGACTTCCCAAATTAGAAATTTGACCACTTGTATTTATCGTACCGGTGTTGATATTGCTGATTTAGTTTTTTCTATTTTAGCCAATGCGGAAAGTACGCTGACCAAGAAGCAAAAAGAGCTCGGTGTGGCTTTGGTTAATATTGGCGCTGCCACTACTTCGTTAATTGTTTATGAGGAGGGTAATATTTTACAAGCCAAGATTTTACCAATTGGTGCCAATCATATTACTAACGACTTAGCTATTGGTTTACGGACGCATACTGCTGTGGCAGAAATGGTTAAGTTGGAGTATGGTCAAGCCTTAGCACGAGATATTAGCAAGAGAGACGAAATTGACTTAGCTGATTTGGCGGAGACAGAACAAAAGGGCACCATGATCTCATTAAAGTACGTAGCGGAAATTATTCAAGCACGCTGTGAGGAAATTTTGGACTTGGTCAATGCCGAGTTACGCTCGATTAATCGTGATGGTTTACTACCGGCTGGTATTGTCATTACTGGCGGTGGTGCTAAATTGCCACAGTTAATTGAGTTAGCCAAAAAGAAATTAGGCTTACCAGCATTTCTTGGCTACCCATTAGAAATTAATTCCGCTATTGATAAGGTTAACGATCCCGAATACACGCAGGCTTTAGGTTTAGCGATTTGGGGTATGAAGCAGAGTGGTAGCAAGAAGTCCTTGCGTGATAATCCCTTCTCATCTACCAATCAAACTGTTCGTCGGGTACGTGATTGGTTTTCCTCTTTATTACCATAG
- a CDS encoding cell division protein FtsZ — translation MEIKPEIETFAKIKVVGIGGSGSSAVNRMMKVGIRGVEFISVNTDAQDLSSKDAHKKIHIGRNTTRGLGAGMDPEIGMKSAEENKEDIQAALQDADMVFITGGMGGGTGSGASPIVAQIAKELGALTVAVVTRPFAFEGAQRRNISERALDNLIDKVDTIITIPNDRLLQVIDKKTSLLEAFHVVDEVLRQGVQGISELITIPGLINVDFADVRSIMKDAGSALMGIGRASGENRAVEAAKLAIDSPLLEMSIKGAKGVLFTITGDPKLSMFEVNTAAEVITSSLDPNARVIFGAVIDDRMDNEVKITVIATGFNTIKQIESMSNVKSYTPNPVVEKFEDIDSDKKTDRKPDFFKKKEEPKKKVEESTDELDIPTFIRKKMG, via the coding sequence ATGGAAATAAAACCAGAAATAGAAACTTTTGCTAAAATAAAAGTTGTCGGTATTGGTGGTTCTGGCAGTTCGGCTGTTAATCGTATGATGAAAGTCGGGATTCGTGGTGTGGAATTTATTTCCGTCAACACTGATGCTCAGGATTTGTCCAGCAAAGATGCTCATAAAAAAATTCATATCGGTCGGAACACGACAAGAGGATTAGGCGCTGGTATGGATCCGGAGATTGGTATGAAATCAGCTGAGGAAAATAAAGAAGATATTCAAGCAGCCCTGCAAGACGCTGACATGGTCTTTATAACCGGCGGTATGGGTGGCGGTACTGGTTCTGGTGCTTCACCGATCGTGGCGCAAATCGCTAAAGAACTTGGTGCCTTAACAGTAGCTGTGGTAACCAGACCTTTTGCTTTCGAAGGCGCGCAAAGACGTAATATTTCCGAACGAGCTTTGGATAATTTAATTGATAAGGTTGATACTATTATTACCATCCCCAATGATCGCCTATTGCAAGTTATTGATAAAAAAACCTCATTATTAGAAGCTTTTCATGTTGTTGATGAAGTATTACGTCAGGGCGTACAAGGGATCTCCGAGCTGATCACGATCCCGGGCTTGATTAATGTGGACTTTGCTGACGTGCGGTCAATCATGAAGGATGCCGGCAGCGCTTTGATGGGTATTGGTCGTGCCAGTGGTGAGAATAGAGCCGTTGAGGCGGCAAAGCTAGCCATTGATAGTCCTTTGTTAGAGATGTCGATTAAAGGTGCCAAAGGAGTATTATTTACTATTACTGGCGATCCCAAATTATCAATGTTTGAAGTCAATACTGCCGCTGAAGTAATTACCTCATCGCTCGATCCCAATGCCCGAGTAATCTTTGGTGCGGTCATTGACGATCGGATGGACAACGAAGTTAAGATCACGGTGATTGCTACTGGTTTCAATACGATCAAGCAGATTGAAAGCATGAGTAATGTTAAGAGCTATACACCCAATCCGGTTGTAGAAAAATTTGAAGATATAGATAGTGATAAGAAGACCGATCGCAAACCAGATTTTTTCAAAAAAAAGGAAGAACCCAAGAAAAAAGTAGAGGAAAGTACTGATGAATTAGACATCCCTACTTTTATTAGAAAGAAAATGGGATAA
- a CDS encoding transcriptional regulator NrdR, translating into MHCPICLSKNTKVLDSRLVADGLAIRRRRECERCNYRFSTYEEMEILNLTVIKRDGRRESYSQEKLIKGIKRALEKRPYTQDAFKKLISQMERDIQKKRKDEITSSDLGEIVVRHLKKFDQIAYVRFASVYYSFSDLTSFQKAVSNLIIKKQKSKKK; encoded by the coding sequence ATGCACTGTCCAATTTGTCTATCAAAGAATACTAAAGTATTAGACTCGCGTTTAGTCGCCGATGGTTTAGCTATTCGTCGCCGTCGAGAATGTGAACGTTGTAATTATCGTTTCTCCACTTATGAAGAAATGGAAATTTTGAATTTAACAGTGATCAAAAGAGATGGTCGCCGTGAATCATATAGTCAAGAAAAATTGATTAAAGGCATTAAAAGAGCATTGGAAAAAAGACCGTATACCCAAGATGCTTTTAAAAAATTAATCAGTCAGATGGAGCGGGATATTCAAAAAAAACGTAAGGATGAGATTACTAGTAGTGATCTGGGTGAAATTGTGGTTCGTCATTTAAAGAAATTTGATCAGATCGCCTACGTTCGTTTTGCTTCAGTATATTATTCATTTAGTGATTTGACCTCATTTCAAAAAGCGGTGAGTAATTTAATTATTAAAAAGCAGAAAAGTAAAAAGAAATGA